The window ccaattgaatttaatccaaattttgtatggattaaacccaataaattttatatgtctacacttttatcttgtttctttttTTACATAAGATACTTGTATTAATATTAAAGTACTAAAATGTCATTACAAGCGGGGGCGGAGCTAGGTGGCCGGAAGGGGTTCAACCGAACCTCCTTCGTATAAGgggttaattttttttcttcatatttgcaTATATTAGGTGTCAcatatttactttttatttttattttttgaatctaCTTCCACCACTGTTACAAGCATACCAAGTTTTGCCAAATTATTACAAACACTAGATGATATGGCTTTCTCAAAACTAGTTCCTATTTTATCTTCTAAGATAGCTGCATTAACAAACAATGGTGGAACTGGAACAAGGTGCCAAGTTTTGCTTGCTTGGATCTTCGCTTGCCACTTTATTTCCCTCGCGAAAGGTATGACTGATTATTGAAGCTATTCTAACATATCAAAAAGGCTGTATCTATCTAATGCAGTGGCGGAACAAGAATTTTAGTTAAGGGgtatcaaaatatataaaagtaaatatacCAGAAAATTAAGGGAAATCgatacatagtatatatacatataatttatttttttatctatCTACACAGTGTATTTTTTTCGCGAAGGGTTGTCATTTGACATCTCTTCCTATAAGGTGGCTCTGCCACTGGTCTCTTATAAGTTATAACCCTGATAAAGGACactaagagggtgtttggctaagcttataagctggtcaaactggcttataaacatcttttggcttatctacgcgtttggtaaacacTCAAAGTGTTTATAAGCCAAAATCAACCATAAGTCATAAGCtggtcacccccaacttatggctttttagcttataagcatttttagtttgaccaacacttttactagtttatccttaataatattttctaatttacaaaatactttttccaaaataaatttcttgactttctcttcattccatatttgttattaattcttttctttataaagaaatttttaatttataatcttttgaaaaaaattcaagggtattttagtcattttaacaaaagaaTAGTTTATCAGCACTTTTTAATCAAACACATTAACTGCTTATTATCACTTTCAGcacttctatccaaacacgtaaatgcttattttaaaaatcagtttcaacacttaaatttttttttcccAGCATTACAAGCTTATCAATTATttacaatcagctaatccaaacgggctctaaagaCACTCATGCTATAGGTAATAGGTATGGTATACTAAAAATCTCCCCCACCTATATAGAACCTGGATTTTAGAAGTTAGAGTTAGCAGTTACAGGAGCACAATGGATGAGAAATTTATGTAGACAATATCAGTTAGTTGGGATTATGTTTTAGTCATGTGAGTAAATTTCTAGTGcacttttatttgtatttttacttTAAATTTGTACATTATTGTCAATGAAAAGTGATCTAAATTAATACAACATCCTAGTTAAAGCACAGTGCaacctaattgacttaattgagGTAAATTAGTTTCATGTCCGTCTCCTCCAAACTTAAACTCTTTATTAAGTTGCTTTAACCATATAAGCTTGCATATGGCTAAAGCCATTGGCTCCATACTCTACTTATGCATTTGATCACCATGTCCAAAATATTTGTGCTTTTTGAAGACCGATATTAAATTTCATTGAATTAATACTACTATTTCGAGGTtaattttttgggaaaaatttctTGTCATGTTCGCATTAGAATACTCAACAATATGTAATTGTCCTCTGTCCTCGTATAACATATCTTGCCTGAAGAACCCTTGATATATCTTAATGCGAACTACTTCATTCTATTAATATCACAAGTAGTTTTGAAGAAATTGACTAACTAGCAGCAGATTAGATGTCTTTGTGCGATAGTTGAGCTTGCCAACCAACCTTTCCACATCGGCATGGGCTATTTACTattccctccgttcacttttatttgtccaatattctaaaaatagattttcacttttacttatcacttttatcatatcaagagaagacaattttttttcTGTTACACTCACtgtattaattactcatttcaaataattttctcaaatccatTAAAGATATGCATTACTTAATATGGATATCATAATAAATTAtgtacttcatttattattttttaaggggtGTACAAAGTTCATAGTGGATAAGTAAAAATGAATGGAACGAGTAGTTAGAATCTTCCCTTGTCCTGCAACAAGTTAATCTTCAGGTTGACAAGAGTATCAATGTGTCTACATTCAAATAATATACAATATCCATTTTTGCAGATATTTCAAAAGTGGAGTATTTCATGGATTGCTTTAGTGGTAAACACACTTCACTTTCAATCaataggttgtgagttcgagtcaccgcAAGAATAAGGTAAAGAGTTCTTGGAGGTAGGGAGCCGAGAGTTTATCGAAGATTTAATGACCTTAATTTTACCCGTATTGTCGTGTGGAAGTAACTAGTGTAGTTTAGAAAGTCAACTCCCGAACCTACATTTTATTTTTTCGTCAACTCAAACCTacttaaaaagggaaaaaattctCTAATTAGGCCACAAGTTCTTAGCTAGTCAGCTATGAACAACAGAACAGGTTGAACAGTGAAAACACATTAATAAGGCTCATAAGTTTAGTCCAAAAACTTTCCACCTTTCAGACAATCACTCCAATGGATCCCCTCACCCTCCTCCGGGAGTACACCATCCGAAACGAGCTCCACAAAATCGTCCGCATCGGCGACGATTACCGTTTCGGCAACGACTACTCTTTCCCCTGCACCATTGAAACCGCTTACCGCTCTAAGCACGTGCAAGCCAATCGCTACACTCTTGAAACCCTAATCAACTTCATCACCAATCACCACCTCAAACACACCGATTACATCCAGCAATCACGCTCCCTTCGTATCCCCGCCGTCACTCTCCCTGATCGTAAACCTCTCCTCGATTATCTCACCGGAAAAACTGCCTCGTCTGACTCCATTGAATTCCTCAAATTCCCTCAGCCCAATGAAACTACGGCTCctatttctgtttctgctgctggTGTTGGTAACGATGAGAATTTTTTAACGGACGTTAGGGTTTTGGAAAATCGAAACCCGATTGAGCTGATTAGAGCTGTAGAGAAGCCTTTGAAGGATAgggagtcgattttgatgtgtAAGAACCGGGATTTTTACAGTGTTTTTACAGCGGCGTTGCGTAGAGATGAGGACCGGCAGCGGGCAGAGTCTTTCCAGAGGAAAGACGGTTTGGTAGCGAAGAATCGGATAGAGAGAGGGGGGTTTGGCGGTGGTGATGAATTAGGGTATGATGGTGGGCCGAAGGCGAAAATGCATTTGAAGGGAAGCAAGATAGGGGAGGGTGTTCCGATTATTTTGGTTCCCAGTGCTTTTTCGACTTTGATTACTATTTATAATGTGAAGGAGTTTTTGGAGGATGGGGTCTTTATACCAACTGATGTGAAATTGAAGCAGATGAAGGGGATGAAACCCGATTGTATAACAGTGCAGAAGAAGTTTAGTAGGGATAGGGTAGTTACAGCCTATGAGGTGAGGGATAAGCCTTCTGCATTGAAGGCGGAGGATTGGGATCGTGTGGTGGCGGTTTTCGTGTTGGGGAAAGAATGGCAGTTCAAAGATTGGCCCTTTAAGAATCATGTTGAGATCTTTAACAAGAGTAAGTTTTGAATGATTATGTGCAGCTGAATTATTGCCAAATTGTTTGCGAAATGATGAATAACTTCTTGCAACAGTAGTTCTGAAACGGATCAGAGTAATCTTGTTTATCCTAAGACAAAAAAGTAGTGATTGTTTGAATCTGAAGTTAGATTTTATACTTAATGCAATATCCATTTCCTGGCCTTTGTTGCAGTTGTAGGATTTTTCTTGCGTTTTGAGGATGATAGCGTGGAGTCAGCGAAGACTGCAAAGCAATGGAATGTTAAGATTATTTCGGTTAGCACATTATGATTGTTCATTTAGTCCTTATCCTTAAAATTGTCAATTATATGCTATGACGACAATTTGCATTTTATTTTGTATGGTTGTTATGTCTTACCAATATTGCCAATTGAATTTGCAGATAAGTAAAAACAAACGCCACCAGGATAGAGCTGCAGCACTTGAGGTGTGGGAGAAGCTTGAAGAATTTATGAGGTCTCGCTCGCATTGATGCATGTTGAGGCTCTAGGTAGACAACTTGCTATATGCTGTTTTCCCTTTTATGACTCTCTTTTTATTATTGCAACAATAACTTGGTTAACCTAACTTTTTCAAATTTGAGAAGCTAAATGGTTGGTATTTTGCTTCCTTTGACTATTGCGGTTATATTTATCTGATGATGGTTTGAGTCTAAGGAGGTTTTGATGCTCTAAAATGTTAGTATTAAACTTTTTCAAATAGTTATGCTAGTTTTGGATAGCTGACTGTGTTTTATTAGTATCTTTAAACTAAAGGTGTTTGGAACTTTGTATTTTTTTCTCAGAGTCATTACCATACAGTAGGAAATTAACTATCTGATTTATGGTAAGCCATATTTACCTTGTGCCATGTGCTGATTTCAGTCAGGTCCAAATGTATCATTGGCCTCTTTGTCATCTGAGATGATTCTTGTTTCCTAATCAACGGAGATAAATATAAGAGTTACTTTTAAATGGAGCTAGAGGATTCCTGTAGACAGACGCTTACTAGTTTGGGATTGAGAATTGGTCGTAGTAGTTTCCGGCATGTAAAAGTGTGGTCTCACTGGGacatcatttttattttattggtACATCGCATTCTAGGACTTTAGTGAGTGAGATTTTGATTGAGGATTTATTACAATTTGGCACCACCGAGAGGGAACATGCTGCTAATGAGGCCTTAGCCTAGATCTTAAGGTTGAAGCCGCGAGAATAATAAATATTATGTCAGAGCCAGTGcagtgttgtgaagagcgtgaaTCGAGGAAAAGCGACAAGCCCCttttcgcttaaagcgagaagcgaagcgttcgtttttttgaagtgaagcggaatttaaaaaaaataaattaaaataaatactgcatagacaacacatgtaagcaaatgttcaatacttcaatgtaaaaactaaagagtagcatcaatttaagcacaaaatgagcatccTATTCTTCTACAGAATTGTCAAATTCTTGTATTCCACTATCATTATTATATTGCTCGTCATCtcttcaacttcttcttcttcatcaactaGGGACAAAGTAGCTGCTTCTTTTCCCTTCCACTGTGAGCTTGAAGTTGAGGTACTACCCTCAAATCATAAATCCTCTCCCCAATTCCACGCGCCTCCGCAACATCACCCCGAGTGAAATCAAAAGTTTCCTCAAATACTTCTTCATCTGCATGATCTTTTGGGACTCCAGTTAGCCATTCATTAGCATCATCGATGTTGTCCAATCTAATTGGATCAAGTACATTGCGAGCGTTGTAACGACGCTTCAATGTTTTATTGTACTTAATGAAGACTAGATCATTGAGACACTTCAAGGTTAGTTTGTTCCTCTTTTTGGTATGAATATGCAAATAATAAGTAATTAGAAAGATTAGGACCattgagatataatttaattatctcaATATACTAAAT is drawn from Nicotiana tabacum cultivar K326 chromosome 22, ASM71507v2, whole genome shotgun sequence and contains these coding sequences:
- the LOC107787105 gene encoding protein CDC73 homolog, yielding MDPLTLLREYTIRNELHKIVRIGDDYRFGNDYSFPCTIETAYRSKHVQANRYTLETLINFITNHHLKHTDYIQQSRSLRIPAVTLPDRKPLLDYLTGKTASSDSIEFLKFPQPNETTAPISVSAAGVGNDENFLTDVRVLENRNPIELIRAVEKPLKDRESILMCKNRDFYSVFTAALRRDEDRQRAESFQRKDGLVAKNRIERGGFGGGDELGYDGGPKAKMHLKGSKIGEGVPIILVPSAFSTLITIYNVKEFLEDGVFIPTDVKLKQMKGMKPDCITVQKKFSRDRVVTAYEVRDKPSALKAEDWDRVVAVFVLGKEWQFKDWPFKNHVEIFNKIVGFFLRFEDDSVESAKTAKQWNVKIISISKNKRHQDRAAALEVWEKLEEFMRSRSH